Part of the Deltaproteobacteria bacterium genome, GCGGTGACGAGCCCGGAGATCCCGGCCCCGATCACACAGACGTGTCGTTGCTGCACGATGCGGTAGTACGAGCGGCGGTCAGGAGACGTTCATCCGGGCCGGTCTGAACCTCGCGGCCGGCGAAGCGAAGCTAGCGCCCCCGAAAGGGCTGGTTCCCGTAGCGGTCGACGTGCACGACGTCGCCCACCGGCCGGCGCGTGGTTGGCCCGTAGCGCCCGCGCGGCCAGCCGAGCGGGACCACAGCGCACGGCGCGACATTCCACGGGAGCCCGAGCACCCTGCGGGCGAGCAGGCTGCTCCAGAGCGGCAAGGTGATGAGGGCCGCGCCGAGCCCCGCCGCGCGTGCCGCGAGGAGCAGGTTCTGGACGGCGGGATAGATGGATCCGTAGAAGCTCGTCGTCGCGATCGGCGGGAAGTACGGACGAAACCCCCGCAAGCAGGCCACGACGAGCACCGGGATGTCCTCGAAGTGATCGGCCTGCCACTGGACGGCATCGATGATGCGCTGCATCTTCGCGTCCGCGGTTCGCCGGCCGATCCGGGAGTACAGGGAGAAGGCCATCCGGT contains:
- a CDS encoding nitroreductase — encoded protein: MPLEEAMRTQRAVRRLKRDPVADDLVLRLIELATKAPSGSNQQNWEFVVVRDRAVKERLGRLNRMAFSLYSRIGRRTADAKMQRIIDAVQWQADHFEDIPVLVVACLRGFRPYFPPIATTSFYGSIYPAVQNLLLAARAAGLGAALITLPLWSSLLARRVLGLPWNVAPCAVVPLGWPRGRYGPTTRRPVGDVVHVDRYGNQPFRGR